GAGGGAAACTTCCTCCTCAGGAGGCAATCGGATTGGCAAAATCTCATCATATTCCTCTCCTGATGACAGATAAATCAATGTTTGATTCTTGCAGGAAAATAACTGAGGAACTTAGTAAAGAAAAGAATAAATGAATATATATAATCATTCTAAGGAAAAATTAACACTGGCTAATGAGTTGATATATGAAATCAAGGTCAAGGAAGCAATGTCAAAAAACTTACTGTTCTTTAATGAAAATGCTACTTTCAGAGAAATTCAATTAGCACTCAAGGAGAAAAAAATTTCAGGAGTCCCTGTAATTGATGCTAAAAAAAATCTTGTAGGCATTGTAAGTATCGATGATATCATTACAGCTTTTGATAAGAACTACGTAGATAATAAAATTAGTGATTATATGACCAGAAATGTAATCACTATCCCCAAGAATTTTTCGGTAATTTCTGCAATTAACAGGTTAGAAAAATTTAAGGTGGGAAGACTTCCTGTTACCGAATCTTCAAAAAGCCGAAAAGTTGCAGGGATAATAACTCTTAGTGATATTTTAAACAGATTGTTAGTTGTAGTTCATTCAATTGCTGAAGAAGTTGAGGAGAGAGAAGCAAAAAACACCCAGATTTCTAAAAATTTAATAAGGGAAATTGCCAAAAAACCGCTACAATTTGAAGTTAAGGGAGATGATTTTGATAATGCTGGTAGAGCAGCCAGCATAACCAAAAAGTACTTTCAAAACCTAGGAATTAGTAAAGAT
The bacterium DNA segment above includes these coding regions:
- a CDS encoding CBS domain-containing protein; its protein translation is MNIYNHSKEKLTLANELIYEIKVKEAMSKNLLFFNENATFREIQLALKEKKISGVPVIDAKKNLVGIVSIDDIITAFDKNYVDNKISDYMTRNVITIPKNFSVISAINRLEKFKVGRLPVTESSKSRKVAGIITLSDILNRLLVVVHSIAEEVEEREAKNTQISKNLIREIAKKPLQFEVKGDDFDNAGRAASITKKYFQNLGISKDIIRRIAIVCYEAEMNICLHSLGGNITIKLDGNNIAICAYDKGPGIADVKLALKPGFTTASEKIRALGFGAGMGLPNIKRCSDNLEIKSCLKAGTILKAKINLGEGNEAI